The stretch of DNA CGGATAATTTTCTCCTCGACAGCCGCGGTCTACGGCACTCCGGAAACCTCGCCCCTGTCCGAGGACCATCGGCTGGCGCCGATCAACCCCTACGGCTGGAGCAAGCTGATGATCGAGCAGGTGATCCGCGATTTCTGCTCCGCCTACGGGATGAAAGCCGTAATCTTCCGCTATTTCAACGCAGCCGGAGCCGACCCGGACTGCGAAACGGGCGAAAACCATGACCCGGAAAACCACCTGATCCCGCTGGTGCTCAAAGCGGTGCGCAACCCCGAGCGCTCGCTCAAAATATTCGGCACGGATTACGACACGCCCGACGGGACCTGCGTGCGGGATTTCATCCATGTCAACGACTTGGCAGACAGCCACCTGCTGGGCCTGGAGAGCTTGATGGAACCTGGCGGCGAGGGCACGGCCCGAGTCTATAACGTAGGCAACGGCGAGGGGTTCAGCGTACGCGAAGTGCTCGAAACCGCGGCGAAAGTGACCGGGAAGCTGCCCGGAGTCGAGGAAGCTCCCCGGCGCGAGGGCGATGCGGCCCGGCTGGTGGCCTCCAGCGAGAAACTCAGGCGCGAGCTGGGCTGGCGGCCCGCTTACGCCGAGCTGACGAAAATTATCGAACACGCCTGGGCCTGGGAACAAACCCTGCCGGTGGACTGAAGAGTTTTCCTGCGGCCGGCCCAGCTGATACATTGTATTTTTTTCCGGCGTCTAAAAGCGTGCTGAAAAATAATGGATTCAGGATAAAAAGGCTGTCAAGGGCCGTTTCGAAGCCCAACTAGTCAGCAAAGATTATTCAGACGTCAAAGCTGACAACCAATTGATTATTCAGTATGTTAGAGCAGAAACGGCTTGCCTTGCCCTTGACAGCCAAAGCAACGATACATTTTAATTTGGGGTGTTGAAGTCTTTTTTTCAACGCCCCTCTAAATCAGGAGTGATGACTGATGAAAGTGAAGCTGCCGCTGCCACTATTGCTTGCGGTTCAACTCGTCGTTTCACTCCCGGCTCAAGCCCAGCGGGTACAGCTTCCCCACGAGATTGTCCGCGACAGTGACAACAAGGTTCTCGCCTGGTACAAACCCGAAATTCCCGGCGCGGCTTATGCAAAAGTGGCCGGACTTGCCGCCGGGTTTCTCAAATCCGTCCCCGTGGAGCCTCAATCCGGTCTTAAACTTTACATGGTGCACGCTGATTTCAGAGGGCCGAACCAGGACCCTGGTTATTCCCAAGGAACATCGGGTACGAATTGGATGGCTAATCCGGCCTGTGTTTTCGCCGGGTTCGTGCAGAGCCTGGCGGTGGACTACAGGGCGTTTTCCGGGGACGATGCCTGTCTGGATATCGTCCGAGAATGTCTCG from Candidatus Glassbacteria bacterium encodes:
- the galE gene encoding UDP-glucose 4-epimerase GalE, whose translation is MKVLLTGGAGYIGSHANKLLSARGHETVVADNLARGHREVVKWGRLEQVDLLDKGGLDKIFAAEKFDAVLHFAALIFVGESVRHPDDYYRNNVQGSLNLLRAMRSHGVGRIIFSSTAAVYGTPETSPLSEDHRLAPINPYGWSKLMIEQVIRDFCSAYGMKAVIFRYFNAAGADPDCETGENHDPENHLIPLVLKAVRNPERSLKIFGTDYDTPDGTCVRDFIHVNDLADSHLLGLESLMEPGGEGTARVYNVGNGEGFSVREVLETAAKVTGKLPGVEEAPRREGDAARLVASSEKLRRELGWRPAYAELTKIIEHAWAWEQTLPVD